GGCCACGATGCGCCCGCCGCGGGCGCGCGCGTTGTTGAGGGCGTCCGCCGTCTCGGGCGGCAGCGCGAAGGGCTCCGGATCGACGGTGTGCGCGGCGAGTTCTCCGGCTGTGATCGGTTTGAACGTGCCGTAACCCACGTGCAGCGTCAGGTGCGCGCGCTGCACGCCCGCCGCGCTCAGCGCGGCAAACACCTGCGGCGTGAAATGCAGTCCGGCCGTCGGCGCGGCCACCGCGCCGGCAACTCTCGCATAGATTGTTTGGTATCGTTCCAGGTCTTCGGCTTCCGGCGTGGCGCGACGGATATACGGTGGCAACGGCACTTCGCCGGCCCGTTCCAGCAGGCGCAGCACGTCCGCGCGCGCGAACGTGACACGGCGCTGGCCCTCGGAAAGCACGTCTCCCACGCTGGCTTCCAAGCCGCCCGCAAGCTGGATGAGTGTGCCTGGCCGCACCCGTGCCGAAGGCCGCACCAGCGCCCGCCAGACGCCGGGCTCGTCCTCGTGCAGCAGGAACAACTCGACCGCGCCCCCGCTGGGCTTGCGGCCGCGCAGGCGCGCCCGGATAACCCGCGTGTCGTTGAGTACCAGACAATCCCCCGCGCGCAGATACCGAGCCAGGTTCCGAAAAACGTCTTCCTGGATTTGACCCGTAGCGCGGTCCAACACCAGCAGGCGGGATGTGTCCCGGCCGGGACTCGGATGCTGCGCGATGAGCGACTCAGGGAGTTCGTAGTCCAGTTCGGCGGTCTGCATATGCGCGGCAATGTACCGCCTTCTCGCGCCGCGGCGCAACACCAATGAATAAGAGTACTGTAAACCTCGTCAGTCTTTCATGCGTTCCTTAATATGTAGGAACGGAGTGATGGCGCGCTGAAGCGGTCGTCACGAAGTGCTAAAAACAAGTTAAATACGTTTGTTGTGAAAAGCAGCCCGATTTTTCCGCTGACAGCCG
This genomic window from Candidatus Hydrogenedentota bacterium contains:
- a CDS encoding S-adenosylmethionine:tRNA ribosyltransferase-isomerase, which encodes MQTAELDYELPESLIAQHPSPGRDTSRLLVLDRATGQIQEDVFRNLARYLRAGDCLVLNDTRVIRARLRGRKPSGGAVELFLLHEDEPGVWRALVRPSARVRPGTLIQLAGGLEASVGDVLSEGQRRVTFARADVLRLLERAGEVPLPPYIRRATPEAEDLERYQTIYARVAGAVAAPTAGLHFTPQVFAALSAAGVQRAHLTLHVGYGTFKPITAGELAAHTVDPEPFALPPETADALNNARARGGRIVA